Proteins encoded in a region of the Scomber scombrus chromosome 16, fScoSco1.1, whole genome shotgun sequence genome:
- the fbxl2 gene encoding F-box/LRR-repeat protein 2, whose protein sequence is MNGITKGRFEVFSNSDEAPINKKLPKELLLRIFSYLDVVTLCRCAQVSKAWNVLALDGSNWQKIDLFNFQTDIEGRVVENISKRCGGFLRQLSLRGCLSVGDASMKTFAQNCRNIEVLNLNGCTKITDSTCLSLSKFCSKLKQLDLTSCVSVSNHSLKALSDGCRMLEMLNLSWCDQITRDGIEALARGCIGIRGLFLRGCTQLDDGALKHLQKHCPELTTINMQSCTQITDEGLVSLCRGCHKLQILCVSGCSNITDASLTALGLNCPRLKILEAARCSHVTDAGFTVLARNCHELEKMDLEECILVTDNTLVQLSIHCPRLQALSLSHCELITDDGIRALSSSTCGQERLTVVELDNCPLITDVTLEHLKSCHRLERIELYDCQQVTRAGIKRIRAHLPEIKVHAYFAPVTPPPSVHGGGQRLCRCCIIL, encoded by the exons aATATTCTCCTATCTAGATGTGGTTACACTCTGTAGGTGTGCCCAAGTATCCAAG GCGTGGAATGTCCTGGCCCTGGATGGCAGCAACTGGCAGAAGATCGACTTGTTCAACTTCCAGACAGACATAGAG GGTCGGGTGGTGGAGAACATTTCGAAGCGATGTGGGGGCTTCCTGAGGCAGCTGAGCCTCAGAGGCTGCCTCAGTGTGGGAGATGCCTCCATGAA GACATTTGCTCAGAACTGCAGAAACATCGAAGTGTTGAACCTGAACGGCTGCACCAAGATCACAGACAGCACCTGCCTCAGCCTCAGCAAATTTTGCTCCAAACTCAAACAGCTAGATCTCACCTCCTGTGTGTCCGTCAGCAACCACTCCCTCAAGGCCCTCAG TGATGGCTGCAGAATGCTGGAGATGTTGAACCTGTCGTGGTGTGACCAGATCACACGTGACGGTATTGAGGCTTTGGCCAGAGGCTGCATCGGTATACGAGGACTGTTCCTCAGAGGCTGCACACAG CTGGATGATGGAGCATTGAAACACCTTCAGAAACACTGCCCAGAACTCACCACCATCAATATGCAGTCTTGCACG CAAATAACAGATGAAGGCCTGGTCAGTCTGTGCCGAGGATGCCACAAGCTACagatcctctgtgtgtctggCTGCAGTAACATCACTGATGCCTCCCTCACTGCATTGGGACTCAACTGTCCCCGGCTCAA GATCCTTGAAGCTGCACGATGCTCCCATGTCACAGATGCTGGGTTCACTGTACTGGCCAGG AATTGTCATGAGCTTGAAAAAATGGACTTAGAAGAATGTATTTTG GTGACAGATAACACCCTGGTTCAGCTGTCTATCCACTGCCCTCGCCTGCAAGCCCTG TCCCTTTCCCACTGCGAGCTGATCACAGATGACGGCATCAGAGCTCTGAGCAGCAGCACTTGTGGCCAAGAACGCCTCACTGTGGTGGAGCTGGACAACTGCCCCCTCATTACTGATGTGACCCTTGAGCACCTGAAGAGCTGCCATCGTCTGGAGCGCATCGAGCTCTACGACTGTCAGCAAGTGACCAGGGCTGGCATCAAACGGATCCGG GCACATCTTCCAGAGATCAAGGTCCATGCCTACTTTGCCCCAGTGACACCCCCTCCCTCTGTACATGGAGGTGGCCAGCGTCTGTGCCGCTGCTGCATCATCCTCTGA